The following proteins come from a genomic window of Macadamia integrifolia cultivar HAES 741 chromosome 14, SCU_Mint_v3, whole genome shotgun sequence:
- the LOC122061144 gene encoding zinc transporter 4, chloroplastic isoform X2 → MFYQFLSESMATTTCGDTTSDVCRNDSEALVLKMVAIAAILTAGVVGVAIPLVGKNRKFLRTDGNLFVAAKALAAGVILATGFVHMLPDGSSALSDPCLPEYPWSHFPFAGFIAMMASLATLMFDFAGTQFYERKQENKRTENEVGAVDGSSDSISGVGIVPAAERTEKETSEKVFGEEEGGGMHIVGIHAHAAHHRHNHPHGRHGCEGHVGGEGLHDHSHSHGFGDGDEEEGGVRHVVVSQVLEFGIVSHSVIIGLSLGVSQSPCTIRPLIAALSFHQLFEGFALGGCISQARFKTMSATLMACFFAITTPAGIAVGAGVASFYNPNSARALVVEGILDSISAGILVYMALVDLIAADFLSKRMRCNVRLQVVSYFALFLGAGLMSSLAIWA, encoded by the exons ATGTTTTATCAG TTTCTTTCGGAATCCATGGCTACAACGACTTGTGGCGACACCACATCCGACGTCTGCCGGAACGACTCAGAAGCGTTAGTTCTTAAGATGGTTGCTATTGCCGCAATTCTCACGGCTGGTGTTGTTGGCGTCGCAATTCCCCTCGTCGGAAAGAATCGTAAGTTTCTACGAACTGATGGGAACCTATTCGTCGCGGCGAAGGCCTTAGCGGCGGGAGTAATTCTGGCCACTGGCTTTGTTCACATGCTTCCCGACGGTTCTTCTGCGCTTTCCGACCCTTGCTTGCCTGAGTATCCATGGTCGCATTTCCCGTTCGCTGGGTTCATCGCAATGATGGCTTCTCTGGCCACCCTCATGTTCGATTTCGCCGGAACTCAGTTTTACGAGAGGAAGCAGGAGAACAAACGAACGGAAAATGAGGTCGGAGCAGTGGACGGATCGTCGGACTCGATATCGGGTGTAGGAATCGTCCCGGCGGCGGAACGGACGGAAAAGGAAACCAGTGAGAAAGTGTTTGGAGAAGAGGAGGGTGGAGGAATGCACATCGTGGGGATACACGCGCACGCGGCGCATCATAGACACAACCACCCGCATGGGCGGCACGGGTGCGAGGGGCACGTGGGAGGAGAGGGCTTACACGATCACTCGCATTCGCACGGGTTCGGAGATGGCGACGAAGAGGAAGGTGGTGTGAGACATGTCGTCGTTTCACAG GTACTGGAGTTTGGGATAGTATCTCACTCGGTGATAATAGGGTTATCGCTGGGGGTGTCGCAGAGCCCATGTACCATAAGGCCATTGATAGCGGCGTTGTCATTCCATCAGCTCTTCGAAGGATTCGCATTGGGAGGTTGCATATCTCAGGCACGGTTCAAGACAATGTCTGCTACGTTAATGGCATGCTTCTTCGCCATCACGACACCTGCAGGGATTGCTGTGGGGGCGGGGGTGGCGTCATTTTACAACCCAAACAGTGCAAGGGCGTTGGTGGTGGAGGGAATTCTGGATTCTATCTCTGCGGGGATCCTCGTCTACATGGCCTTGGTGGACCTCATAGCCGCTGACTTCCTCAGTAAAAGGATGAGATGTAACGTTCGTCTCCAGGTCGTCTCCTATTTTGCCCTTTTCCTCGGAGCTGGATTGATGTCTTCTCTCGCCATCTGGGCTTGA
- the LOC122061971 gene encoding protein HOTHEAD-like, whose amino-acid sequence MASLGIVKLSLHILLCLSVLNSAQGKEEYKGHPYPFIKPASSFSSSSTELDGRIKAYDYIIVGGGTAGCPLAVTLSRNFRVLLLERGGVPYSNPNVSYLENFHISLADTSPSSAAQIFISTDGVINSRARVLGGGTCINAGFYSRGSTRFIKRLGWDTELVNQSYPWIENQIVHWPKLAPWQQALRDGLLEVGVSPFNGFSYDHIYGTKVGGSIFDNSGHRHTAADLLASANPENLSVLVHATVQKIIFDTDHTKAEPKAVGVIFKDENGNEHKAFLEGERSEVILSSGAIGSPQLLLLSGIGPKKDLKKMNIPVVLHNDFVGKGMSDNPMNAIFIPTKSPVRQSLIQTVGITKMGVFIEASSGFGGSSDSIHCNHGIMSAEIGQLSTVPPNQRTREAMKAYKEDKQNLPREAFMGGFVLEKIVGPFSTGELRLNSTDVDENPSVTFNYFSHPYDLRRCVYGVRLIEKIVRTRNFTELVNSDVFTGDMLLNMSAKANVNLIPKHTNDTQSVEQFCKDTVITIWHYHGGCHVGKVVDPDYKVLGVHGVRVIDGSTFTDSPGTNPQATVMMMGRYMGVKMLRERLGAAAGI is encoded by the exons ATGGCTTCCTTGGGGATTGTAAAGCTTTCTCTCCACATACTCCTTTGTCTCAGTGTGCTTAACTCAGCTcaag GGAAGGAGGAATACAAGGGACATCCTTACCCGTTCATCAAACCAGCGAGTTCcttctcatcatcatcaacagaaTTGGATGGAAGGATTAAGGCTTATGACTACATAATTGTGGGAGGTGGCACTGCTGGGTGTCCTCTGGCAGTCACACTCTCAAGGAACTTCAGGGTACTATTACTGGAAAGAGGTGGTGTCCCTTATTCAAACCCAAACGTCTCATACTTGGAGAACTTCCATATCTCTCTAGCTGACACCTCACCAAGCTCTGCCGCTCAGATTTTCATCTCCACCGATGGGGTCATTAACTCCAGGGCTAGAGTTTTGGGTGGAGGCACTTGTATTAATGCTGGCTTCTACTCAAGGGGAAGCACTAG ATTCATAAAGAGACTAGGTTGGGATACAGAGCTGGTGAACCAGTCATATCCGTGGATTGAGAACCAGATTGTTCACTGGCCCAAGCTGGCTCCATGGCAGCAGGCCCTGAGGGATGGTCTCCTGGAGGTTGGTGTCTCACCTTTCAATGGCTTCAGTTACGATCACATCTACGGCACCAAAGTTGGAGGCAGCATCTTCGACAACTCCGGCCACCGCCACACCGCCGCCGATCTCCTCGCTTCCGCCAACCCAGAAAACCTTAGTGTACTAGTTCATGCCACAGTGCAAAAGATAATTTTCGACACTGATCATACAAAAGCAGAGCCCAAGGCCGTAGGAGTGATATTTAAAGACGAAAATGGAAACGAACACAAAGCTTTTCTGGAAGGTGAGCGGAGCGAGGTGATATTGTCGTCGGGGGCAATCGGAAGTCCTCAACTGCTACTACTGAGTGGGATTGGTCCCAAAAAGGACCTCAAGAAGATGAATATTCCGGTGGTGCTCCACAACGATTTCGTCGGAAAAGGGATGTCTGACAACCCCATGAACGCCATCTTCATACCCACAAAGTCTCCCGTCCGGCAGTCCCTAATCCAGACTGTGGGGATCACCAAAATGGGTGTCTTCATCGAAGCTAGCAGCGGTTTTGGAGGATCCAGCGATAGCATCCATTGCAACCATGGAATCATGTCCGCAGAG ATTGGGCAACTTTCCACTGTTCCACCAAATCAAAGAACCCGAGAAGCCATGAAAGCCTACAAGGAAGATAAACAGAATCTCCCTCGCGAAGCATTCATGGGTGGTTTCGTTCTGGAGAAGATCGTCGGACCTTTCTCCACCGGAGAGCTCCGACTGAACAGCACCGACGTGGATGAGAATCCGTCCGTTACCTTTAACTATTTCAGCCATCCTTACGATCTACGGCGTTGCGTCTACGGTGTCCGCTTGATTGAGAAGATCGTGCGGACCAGAAACTTCACAGAGCTAGTGAATAGCGATGTGTTTACGGGTGATATGCTGCTTAATATGAGCGCCAAGGCTAATGTAAACCTGATACCCAAACACACCAATGATACTCAATCTGTGGAGCAGTTCTGTAAGGACACAGTCATCACCATCTGGCACTACCACGGTGGCTGCCACGTAGGAAAAGTGGTGGACCCTGATTATAAGGTACTTGGTGTTCATGGCGTACGTGTCATCGACGGTTCCACGTTCACTGATTCTCCTGGGACCAATCCTCAGGCCACTGTCATGATGATGGGAAG ATACATGGGCGTGAAAATGCTAAGAGAGCGATTGGGAGCAGCAGCTGGCATATAA
- the LOC122061144 gene encoding zinc transporter 4, chloroplastic isoform X1, translated as MSPMTFFFEDDIEPLFYFKRFGGRFHVLSETVSQFLSESMATTTCGDTTSDVCRNDSEALVLKMVAIAAILTAGVVGVAIPLVGKNRKFLRTDGNLFVAAKALAAGVILATGFVHMLPDGSSALSDPCLPEYPWSHFPFAGFIAMMASLATLMFDFAGTQFYERKQENKRTENEVGAVDGSSDSISGVGIVPAAERTEKETSEKVFGEEEGGGMHIVGIHAHAAHHRHNHPHGRHGCEGHVGGEGLHDHSHSHGFGDGDEEEGGVRHVVVSQVLEFGIVSHSVIIGLSLGVSQSPCTIRPLIAALSFHQLFEGFALGGCISQARFKTMSATLMACFFAITTPAGIAVGAGVASFYNPNSARALVVEGILDSISAGILVYMALVDLIAADFLSKRMRCNVRLQVVSYFALFLGAGLMSSLAIWA; from the exons ATGTCGCCCATGACATTCTTCTTCGAG gacGACATCGAACCTCTATTCTACTTCAAACGATTTGGTGGTAGATTTCATGTTTTATCAG AAACTGTGTCACAGTTTCTTTCGGAATCCATGGCTACAACGACTTGTGGCGACACCACATCCGACGTCTGCCGGAACGACTCAGAAGCGTTAGTTCTTAAGATGGTTGCTATTGCCGCAATTCTCACGGCTGGTGTTGTTGGCGTCGCAATTCCCCTCGTCGGAAAGAATCGTAAGTTTCTACGAACTGATGGGAACCTATTCGTCGCGGCGAAGGCCTTAGCGGCGGGAGTAATTCTGGCCACTGGCTTTGTTCACATGCTTCCCGACGGTTCTTCTGCGCTTTCCGACCCTTGCTTGCCTGAGTATCCATGGTCGCATTTCCCGTTCGCTGGGTTCATCGCAATGATGGCTTCTCTGGCCACCCTCATGTTCGATTTCGCCGGAACTCAGTTTTACGAGAGGAAGCAGGAGAACAAACGAACGGAAAATGAGGTCGGAGCAGTGGACGGATCGTCGGACTCGATATCGGGTGTAGGAATCGTCCCGGCGGCGGAACGGACGGAAAAGGAAACCAGTGAGAAAGTGTTTGGAGAAGAGGAGGGTGGAGGAATGCACATCGTGGGGATACACGCGCACGCGGCGCATCATAGACACAACCACCCGCATGGGCGGCACGGGTGCGAGGGGCACGTGGGAGGAGAGGGCTTACACGATCACTCGCATTCGCACGGGTTCGGAGATGGCGACGAAGAGGAAGGTGGTGTGAGACATGTCGTCGTTTCACAG GTACTGGAGTTTGGGATAGTATCTCACTCGGTGATAATAGGGTTATCGCTGGGGGTGTCGCAGAGCCCATGTACCATAAGGCCATTGATAGCGGCGTTGTCATTCCATCAGCTCTTCGAAGGATTCGCATTGGGAGGTTGCATATCTCAGGCACGGTTCAAGACAATGTCTGCTACGTTAATGGCATGCTTCTTCGCCATCACGACACCTGCAGGGATTGCTGTGGGGGCGGGGGTGGCGTCATTTTACAACCCAAACAGTGCAAGGGCGTTGGTGGTGGAGGGAATTCTGGATTCTATCTCTGCGGGGATCCTCGTCTACATGGCCTTGGTGGACCTCATAGCCGCTGACTTCCTCAGTAAAAGGATGAGATGTAACGTTCGTCTCCAGGTCGTCTCCTATTTTGCCCTTTTCCTCGGAGCTGGATTGATGTCTTCTCTCGCCATCTGGGCTTGA